In a single window of the Nodularia spumigena CCY9414 genome:
- the egtC gene encoding ergothioneine biosynthesis protein EgtC → MCRLLAYLGAPVTLEDILYKPEHSLIVQSYQPREMTSGVVNADGFGVGWYHSQKSTDPFTYRNTVPIWNDLNLPQISRYVESKCVLAYVRSATPGQALDFANCQPFNYQQQLFIHNGYIDNFRKKLHRKIRSILTPDFYEQINGSTDSEHIFALLLSQSQINKHRPPEDALRDTLLTLLEMAKSHQVKVSANIVFSDGNRLIASRFSTNAPPPSLYWLKNHQNFPKSVIIASEPLFTGNWTACPENSIISVGEDCDIQIKPI, encoded by the coding sequence ATGTGCCGTTTACTTGCCTACCTGGGTGCGCCTGTAACCTTAGAGGATATTCTGTATAAACCTGAACATTCCTTAATAGTTCAGAGTTACCAACCGCGTGAAATGACTTCTGGAGTTGTGAATGCAGATGGCTTTGGCGTAGGTTGGTATCATAGTCAAAAAAGTACAGACCCCTTTACGTACCGAAATACAGTACCTATTTGGAATGACTTAAATCTACCTCAAATTAGCCGTTATGTAGAATCTAAATGTGTACTTGCTTATGTTCGCAGTGCTACACCTGGACAGGCTTTAGATTTTGCTAATTGTCAGCCGTTTAATTATCAACAACAGCTATTTATTCACAATGGATATATTGATAACTTTCGCAAAAAATTACACAGAAAAATCCGCAGTATATTAACTCCTGATTTTTACGAACAAATTAATGGTAGTACTGATTCAGAACACATCTTTGCACTGCTACTTTCCCAAAGCCAAATCAATAAACATCGACCTCCAGAAGATGCTTTACGCGATACATTACTAACTTTACTAGAAATGGCAAAAAGCCATCAAGTCAAAGTTTCCGCCAATATAGTCTTCAGTGATGGAAATCGTTTAATTGCTTCGCGTTTTTCTACCAATGCGCCTCCTCCGTCGCTATATTGGCTAAAGAATCATCAAAATTTTCCTAAATCTGTAATTATTGCGTCTGAACCGTTATTTACTGGTAATTGGACTGCTTGTCCAGAAAATAGCATTATCAGTGTGGGAGAAGACTGTGATATCCAGATTAAACCAATCTAG
- the pstS gene encoding phosphate ABC transporter substrate-binding protein PstS, which produces MSFSTTILQRAFTTSVLTTAVALGSIYTAPGKAQAQTLNGAGATFPAPLYERYAREVRKKFPDMRINYQAIGSGGGIRQTIAGTVDFGGSDAAMTDGDIAKVKNGVILVPTAGGAVSVVYNLPGVNNLRLSRTTLPGIFSGQITNWNDPKIKADNPGVNLPNQAIRFAVRADGSGTTFIFTNHLSAISSYFKGRVGTGTAPKWTLPNVLKGKGNPGVAALVARTPGSIGYVEYSYASQNKLKSAQLQNKSGEFVAPSLQSANAALASVNFPDNYRVFEGDPAQGYPIVGLTWMMVYRQYPNAAKANAVKKWINWVLTDGQKLNDEMNYTAIPPAVANRVLQTVNSTVKP; this is translated from the coding sequence ATGAGTTTTTCAACCACCATTTTGCAACGAGCATTTACTACTTCAGTGCTAACAACGGCTGTTGCACTTGGTTCTATTTATACAGCGCCTGGCAAAGCTCAAGCTCAAACTCTCAATGGTGCAGGAGCCACTTTTCCAGCGCCTTTGTACGAAAGATACGCTCGTGAAGTCAGAAAGAAATTTCCAGATATGAGAATTAACTACCAAGCAATTGGTAGTGGTGGTGGTATTCGTCAAACGATTGCTGGAACCGTTGACTTTGGTGGTAGTGATGCTGCTATGACAGACGGGGATATAGCTAAAGTCAAGAATGGTGTGATTTTAGTCCCTACAGCAGGTGGTGCTGTTTCTGTGGTTTATAATCTGCCCGGTGTGAATAATCTCAGATTATCTCGTACTACTTTACCAGGTATTTTTTCTGGTCAAATTACCAACTGGAATGATCCGAAGATTAAAGCTGATAATCCTGGTGTAAATCTACCCAACCAAGCAATTAGATTTGCTGTTCGTGCTGATGGTAGCGGTACAACTTTCATTTTTACCAACCATTTGAGTGCAATTAGCTCTTATTTCAAGGGTAGAGTCGGAACTGGTACTGCTCCCAAATGGACTTTACCCAATGTCCTCAAAGGTAAGGGTAATCCAGGTGTAGCTGCTTTAGTCGCTCGGACTCCTGGCTCTATTGGTTATGTGGAATATTCCTACGCTAGCCAAAACAAACTCAAATCAGCACAGTTGCAAAATAAGTCAGGAGAATTTGTGGCTCCTTCTTTGCAGTCTGCAAACGCAGCTTTAGCATCTGTGAATTTTCCTGATAACTACCGTGTTTTTGAAGGAGATCCAGCACAAGGTTATCCTATCGTGGGTCTCACCTGGATGATGGTTTATAGACAGTATCCTAATGCTGCTAAAGCTAATGCTGTCAAAAAATGGATTAATTGGGTGTTGACCGATGGTCAAAAATTAAATGATGAAATGAACTATACGGCAATTCCCCCCGCAGTGGCAAATCGGGTATTGCAGACAGTGAATAGTACTGTTAAACCATAA